From Leishmania infantum JPCM5 genome chromosome 15, a single genomic window includes:
- a CDS encoding katanin-like protein yields MFDALRSIRRQADAVQAAAQKRCLFDSPAAPRTTDDRRWLFPYLCDINRRQRAFCSKLEADGDPQGRRAGSDGDTLPVAAGSPESHQVAEVCMRYSRPLAATALAGSQRCGAGVADLLSTTGLLREASRDDAELSVVRDALPMCTLWGSVLRLWCTAGGECPNLRTLAAAAQLQCLSPRGKPLEADDAGMRCMCAALWAGAPDKLRRLLDAVGMSKDNDAASEERGRRHTNSSRAGSPAARSAPPQRRPRSPAERGTDDAPQRRARRDAGVNSALGEGGGATSSLVPSLPLRATSARAQAAASRSRSQTPPSRSRSQSPPPPVSVAPATRPATAARTRQSAFSFAVRVGDSSGGTAAVSAAVAPKPQQQQQERENGDASDMAGVTESQTGLVSSAPHSHDGPPQSQQHPASVSPSGPLRQKTLAAFISGGGLSKPHQCQQQKPPPPASTAKRSSWFNQPPQQQPVAPSKAPPYEHGLRHSTGSSRIGGGVDRGDEESSRALMAAPSSGNNLAPSSSISSPSTTIGGFVTAGEQLLTDVRQGRTMSSAYLSKRSPALGLRRNTGFQPPHHQQQPKTPAGATDVQTALNSITTPHVRKGIGGASQAAGPSGGTCGVRGTGGATASHNQGDGDDDSGSFPASLLLPDGSVPPILLPLDPKLVTQVAMEILENGAGARQVGWDDIAGLQHAKASVEEAIVWPLRRPDLFVGLRDPPRGLLLFGPPGTGKTMIARAIANRAACTFLNISSSSLMSKWVGDGEKLVRCLFAVATVKQPSVIFIDEIDSLLSARGEGETDSVRRVKTEFLVQLDGVATDRGDRVLLIGATNRPDELDEAARRRMEKRLYIPLPDEAARRELIQRLLKSLGPSEADEDGALGSAGKAASTATATTTTQVTHTLTDADLDSLVRSTDGYSGADLKQLCREAAMGPLREMSVMQLSAVAAADLRPVQRKDFRQALKRLKPSVGPAEVQRYVEWNKLFGSFNEHDDDEDDDDELEHQEGHGAC; encoded by the coding sequence ATGTTCGACGCTCTTCGCTCCATTCGGCGGCAGGCCGATGCcgtgcaggcggcggcacaaaAACGTTGCCTTTTTGACTCCCCTGCCGCGCCCCGCACCACGGACGATCGTCGCTGGTTGTTCCCGTATCTGTGCGACATCAACCGGCGTCagcgcgccttctgcagcaaGCTCGAGGCCGACGGAGATCCCCAAGGCAGGCGTGCGGGGTCGGACGGCGACACTCTCCCCGTCGCCGCTGGGTCACCCGAAAGCCATCAAGTTGCGGAGGTCTGCATGCGCTACTCTCGGCCCTTGGCAGCTACCGCGTTAGCCGGTTCGcagcgctgtggcgctgGGGTTGCTGATCTGCTCTCTACCACGGGACTCCTCCGTGAAGCGTCCCGGGACGACGCCGAGCTGTCAGTCGTCAGGGACGCGCTTCCAATGTGTACCTTGTGGGGATCTGTTCTTCGTCTGTGGTGCACCGCGGGGGGAGAATGTCCAAATCTGCGCACtcttgctgcagctgcccaGCTGCAGTGCCTCTCGCCGCGTGGCAAACCGTTGGAAGCAGATGATGCTGGCATgcggtgcatgtgtgccgcCTTGTGGGCGGGAGCGCCAGACAagctgcggcggctcctGGACGCGGTGGGCATGAGCAAGGACAACGACGCCGCGTCAGAGGAGCGAGGACGGCGTCACACAAATTCGTCGCGCGCAGGCTCGCCAGCGGCGAGGagtgcgccgcctcagagGCGGCCTCGCAGCCCTGCAGAGcgcggcaccgacgacgcACCTCAGAGGAGGGCTCGTCGCGATGCAGGTGTCAACAGTGCGCTGGGCGAGGGCGGTGGTGCCACCAGCTCCCTCGTCccgtccctccctctccgggCTACCTCTGCCCGTGCCCAGGCGGCCGCCTCACGATCACGCTCGCAAActccgccgtcgcgcagccgTTCacagtcgccgccgccgccggtgtccGTCGCGCCGGCCACCCggcctgcgacggcggcacgtACGCGTCAGTCCGCTTTCTCTTTCGCAGTGCGAGTCGGcgacagcagtggcggcaccgcggctgtCAGTGCAGCCGTCGCGCCGAagccccagcagcagcagcaggagcgggagAACGGTGATGCGAGTGACATGGCTGGAGTGACGGAGAGTCAAACGGGGCTAgtcagcagcgcgccacACTCGCACGACGGCCCACCGCAGTCGCAGCAACATCCTGCTAGCGTGTCGCCGTCTGGACCGCTTCGCCAGAAGACCCTCGCGGCATTTATCAGCGGCGGTGGACTCTCCAAACCACACCAATGCCAACAGCAGAAGCCTCCGCCACCCGCCTCGACTGCGAAGCGCTCATCATGGTTTAACCaaccgccacagcagcagcctgtTGCCCCATCCAAGGCCCCGCCGTACGAGCACGGCCTGCGTCAtagcaccggcagcagcaggatcGGCGGGGGCGTTGATCGAGGGGATGAGGAGAGCTCGCGTGCTCTGATGGCGGCACCGAGTAGTGGGAACAACCtggcgccgagcagcagcatcagcagcccaTCCACCACTATTGGCGGCTTCGTCACGGCTGGTGAGCAGCTCCTCACGGACGTCCGGCAAGGACGCACCATGAGCTCCGCGTATCTGAGCAAGCGGTCTCCAGCCCTCGGGCTGCGGCGAAACACCGGCTTTCAGCCTCCACATCATCAACAGCAGCCGAAGACGCCAGCAGGCGCGACCGACGTACAGACCGCGCTGAACAGCATAACAACACCTCATGTACGCAAAGGAATCGGTGGCGCAAGTCAGGCCGCTGGACCGTCAGGTGGCACTTGCGGGGTCCGCGGCACGGgaggcgccaccgcgagcCACAACCAAGGCGATGgggacgacgacagcgggaGCTTTCCGGcctccctgctgctgccagaCGGCTCTGTCCCGCCGATCCTCCTGCCACTCGACCCGAAGCTCGTGACGCAGGTGGCGATGGAGATACTGGagaacggcgccggcgcgcggcAGGTGGGCTGGGACGACATCGCagggctgcagcacgccaaGGCgagcgtggaggaggcgatcgtatggccgctgcgccgtccagaCCTGTTTGTAGGGCTGCGCGACCCGCCGCgcgggctgctgctcttcggcCCACCCGGCACTGGAAAGACGATGATCGCCCGCGCGATCGCGAACCGCGCGGCGTGCACCTTCCTGAACatctcgtcctcctcgctcatGTCCAAGTGGGTGGGCGATGGCGAGAAGCTGGTGCGCTGTCTTTTTGCCGTCGCGACTGTGAAGCAGCCGAGTGTCATCTTCATCGACGAAATCGACTCGCTGCTGTCCgcgcgcggagagggggagacgGACTCCGTGCGGCGAGTCAAGACGGAGTTTTTGGTGCAGCTGGACGGTGTGGCGACGGACCGCGGCGACCGGGTGCTCCTCATTGGGGCAACCAACCGACCAGACGAGCTGGATGAggccgcacggcggcgcatGGAGAAGCGGCTATACATCCCGCTGCCGGACGAGGCGGCCCGGCGTGAGCTGATTCAACGTCTTCTCAAGTCGCTCGGCCCAAGTGAAGCGGACGAGGATGGCGCCCTTGGCAGTGCTGGCAAGGCTGCCAGCACTGCCACTGCGACGACAACAACTCAAGTCACGCATACGCTTACCGACGCCGACCTGGACAGTCTCGTGCGCAGCACTGACGGCTACTCTGGTGCCGACCTCAAGCAGCTCTGCAGGGAGGCCGCCATGGGGCCTCTTCGTGAGATGTCTGTCATGCAGCTcagcgccgtggctgctgccgatcTCCGACCGGTGCAGCGCAAAGACTTTAGGCAAGCCCTGAAGCGGCTAAAGCCGAGCGTGGGGCCGGCCGAGGTGCAGCGATACGTAGAATGGAATAAGCTTTTCGGCTCCTTCAATGagcacgacgacgatgaagacgacgatgacgagcTCGAACATCAAGAGGGCCATGGCGCCTGCTGA
- a CDS encoding putative ecotin produces the protein MPAGMSGAAGKTLANFKAPYPEPTSQQRRYVIFLDPKGYRKELNDYKVELIPGRVEKVDGANVYRMGGSIEERTIDGWGYTYYVVTLTTMSGTLMMPLGDAALKRPRFVAMSTNNLYRYNSQLPIVVYTPKDGELRYRIWTVKSTGSGTAKSINAREM, from the coding sequence ATGCCCGCAGGGATGTCCGGCGCCGCTGGAAAGACACTCGCCAACTTCAAGGCGCCGTACCCGGAACCgacgtcgcagcagcgccgctatGTGATCTTCCTCGACCCCAAGGGCTACAGAAAAGAGCTGAACGACTACAAGGTGGAGCTGATCCCTGGCCGTGTCGAAAAGGTGGATGGCGCCAACGTATACCGCATGGGCGGCAGCATCGAGGAGAGGACGATCGATGGCTGGGGCTACACCTACTACGTCGTGACACTGACGACGATGTCGGGGACGCTGATGATGCCCctcggcgatgcagcgctcAAGAGGCCGCGCTTCGTGGCGATGAGCACGAATAACCTCTACCGCTACAACAGTCAGTTGCCCATCGTGGTGTACACGCCGAAGGACGGTGAGTTGCGCTACCGCATCTGGACCGTCAagagcaccggcagcggcacggccaAGAGCATCAACGCTAGGGAGATGTGA